A portion of the Pradoshia eiseniae genome contains these proteins:
- a CDS encoding catalase, whose amino-acid sequence MNEKKLTTNQGAPIADNQNSRTAGAHGPILLEDYQLVEKLAHFNRERVPERVVHARGFGAHGVFTVTKSMKDYTCAHFLQNVGQETPVFARLSTVIHGLHSPETLRDPRGFAVKFYTEEGNYDFVGNNLPVFFIRDAIKFPDVIHSLKPDPRTNMQDPVRYWDFMSLTPEATNMLIHLFTDEGIPASYRTMRGSSVHAYKWINADGKTTYVKIRFVPHQGIVNLSMEEAEKIQANDFNHATRDTYTAIENGEYPVWDVCAQFLDPKDIDNYDYFPLDATKDWPEEDFPYVKFGEMTLNKNVENVFAETESVGFNPGVLVPGMLPSEDKLLQGRLFAYSDSQRHRIGPNYLQLSINAPHVPVHNNQRDSYMPFKQQTHPINFEPNSHEDTPKEQKEYAEIPQPLAGNEALRHAIEKTCPFAQAGRIYRSYSPETKEALIKNLVHDLNPVKEHRMDILDRVLHNFGQADADLAMAIATGLGIEYKG is encoded by the coding sequence ATGAATGAAAAGAAATTAACTACAAACCAAGGTGCCCCCATTGCCGACAACCAGAATTCGCGGACAGCAGGAGCCCATGGTCCCATCCTTTTGGAAGATTATCAGTTAGTTGAAAAATTAGCTCACTTCAACCGTGAACGGGTGCCTGAGCGGGTTGTCCATGCGCGCGGATTCGGTGCACACGGTGTCTTCACCGTAACCAAAAGCATGAAGGACTATACCTGTGCTCATTTCTTGCAAAATGTTGGTCAAGAGACTCCCGTGTTCGCCAGATTATCAACCGTTATCCATGGACTTCATTCTCCTGAAACCTTGCGCGATCCTAGGGGTTTTGCTGTTAAGTTCTACACGGAAGAAGGAAACTATGACTTTGTAGGCAATAACCTGCCAGTATTCTTTATTCGAGATGCCATCAAGTTCCCGGATGTTATCCATTCCTTGAAACCAGACCCACGCACCAATATGCAGGACCCTGTCCGTTATTGGGACTTCATGTCATTGACACCAGAGGCAACAAATATGCTGATTCACCTCTTCACGGATGAAGGAATCCCTGCCTCTTACCGGACCATGAGAGGGTCAAGCGTCCATGCCTATAAATGGATTAATGCAGATGGCAAAACAACCTATGTGAAAATCCGCTTCGTCCCGCACCAAGGTATCGTCAACTTAAGCATGGAGGAAGCAGAAAAAATCCAGGCGAATGATTTTAACCATGCGACTCGCGACACTTATACCGCCATTGAAAACGGGGAATATCCGGTTTGGGATGTATGTGCACAGTTCCTTGACCCTAAGGATATTGACAATTATGACTACTTCCCGCTAGATGCAACAAAGGATTGGCCTGAAGAGGATTTCCCATATGTAAAATTCGGCGAAATGACCTTGAACAAAAACGTTGAGAATGTATTTGCTGAAACAGAATCAGTCGGGTTCAATCCTGGTGTTTTGGTTCCTGGCATGCTGCCTTCTGAAGATAAGCTCTTACAAGGACGTCTATTCGCATACTCTGACTCCCAACGTCACCGTATCGGACCAAACTACTTGCAATTGTCAATTAACGCGCCGCATGTTCCAGTGCACAACAACCAGCGTGACAGCTACATGCCATTTAAACAGCAGACACACCCTATCAATTTTGAGCCAAACAGCCATGAGGATACTCCTAAAGAGCAAAAAGAATATGCAGAGATTCCTCAGCCATTAGCCGGCAATGAAGCTCTGCGCCATGCAATTGAAAAAACTTGCCCATTCGCTCAGGCAGGACGTATTTACCGCTCTTATAGCCCTGAGACAAAAGAAGCCTTGATCAAAAATCTGGTTCATGACTTGAATCCAGTGAAGGAACATCGCATGGATATTCTTGATCGTGTGCTTCATAATTTCGGTCAAGCAGATGCTGATTTGGCCATGGCAATTGCTACTGGCTTAGGAATTGAGTATAAGGGATAA